A region from the Brachyspira hampsonii genome encodes:
- a CDS encoding ankyrin repeat domain-containing protein, which produces MKKIIIMALILISIISCNSKKTDNTEVTTDTNAVNTNNTEISNNDEYVEYNNTGEINTDTEVPEWDLEAFNELKNVKDAQSLKSWEEKHEERSLIMALQYGDKKMVTELLSYGANVDQTYVDNDSPLKIASAKGDLELVKEFIKRGANVNFRGEGKFDALFSAVMSTNENSLKIMKELLEAGAEVDVGYGYEEITPILFEAIGYVGESRCDLDKFKMLAEYGADINYVDNYGYPLINYAVQSGCLDIVKYLVSKGIDPAMKYELKEYYPNVNISLLAGTLYNSDTEMAKYLIEQGADVNTPIPSEDGYPLLLQAIDNGKTELVKLLIENGADTTVVNKEKKTVFDIAREKGYDDILELENK; this is translated from the coding sequence ATGAAAAAAATAATTATAATGGCTTTAATATTAATCAGTATAATAAGCTGTAATTCTAAAAAAACTGATAATACAGAAGTAACTACAGATACTAATGCCGTTAATACCAATAATACAGAAATATCTAATAATGATGAATATGTTGAATATAATAATACTGGAGAAATTAATACTGATACTGAAGTGCCAGAATGGGATTTGGAGGCTTTTAATGAGCTTAAAAATGTAAAAGATGCACAATCTTTAAAAAGCTGGGAAGAGAAACATGAAGAAAGAAGTTTAATAATGGCATTACAATACGGTGATAAAAAAATGGTTACAGAATTACTTTCTTACGGTGCTAATGTTGATCAGACTTATGTTGATAATGATAGTCCATTAAAAATAGCTTCTGCAAAGGGAGATTTAGAACTTGTAAAAGAGTTTATAAAAAGAGGGGCAAATGTTAATTTTAGAGGAGAAGGAAAGTTTGATGCTTTATTTTCAGCAGTAATGTCTACAAATGAAAATAGTTTAAAAATAATGAAAGAATTATTAGAAGCAGGTGCTGAAGTAGATGTTGGGTATGGCTATGAAGAAATTACTCCTATATTATTTGAAGCAATTGGATATGTTGGAGAATCAAGATGTGATTTAGATAAATTTAAAATGCTTGCTGAATATGGAGCTGATATAAATTATGTTGATAATTATGGATATCCTTTAATTAATTATGCTGTTCAGTCAGGCTGTTTGGATATAGTAAAATATTTAGTTTCAAAAGGCATTGACCCTGCTATGAAATATGAACTTAAAGAATACTATCCAAATGTAAATATTTCATTATTGGCTGGAACTCTTTATAATAGTGATACAGAAATGGCAAAGTATTTAATAGAGCAAGGTGCCGATGTAAATACTCCTATACCTTCAGAAGATGGTTATCCTTTACTGCTTCAGGCTATTGACAATGGAAAAACAGAGCTTGTTAAACTTTTAATAGAGAATGGAGCAGACACTACAGTTGTAAACAAAGAGAAAAAGACTGTATTCGATATAGCTAGAGAAAAAGGCTATGATGATATATTAGAGTTAGAAAATAAATAA
- a CDS encoding ankyrin repeat domain-containing protein, producing MKKIIIMAFILISIINIISCGSGKSEKTNNSEVSNNEKIYQGYASNDMWDIYKTTMLEDEEKLFNEIDSIKDKKSFDEWQSKNPSKSSLVFAIDKFPTEEKAIELISYGADVNMKDDNRTPLKLASEKGYLKLVKELIKQGADVNFREEYQANIDALYSAVESEKNYHLEVVKELLNAGADTDIIYGTKEENEDNILYPAIKRCDLEKVKLLTEHGADINYSNFEYGPVIAYAISQECIDIVKYLVSQGADPAMRYTNGYSYSGKSYSLLNAAVGNKTTEIAEYLIEQGADINTQTDSVSGLPLIFIALRAENIELLKLLIEKGADTSVVDKDGKTIFDLAKEQGYDEIAALEK from the coding sequence ATGAAAAAAATAATTATAATGGCTTTTATATTAATCAGCATAATAAATATAATAAGCTGCGGATCTGGTAAAAGCGAAAAAACAAATAATTCAGAAGTAAGTAATAATGAAAAAATCTATCAGGGATATGCTTCTAATGATATGTGGGATATATATAAAACTACAATGTTAGAAGATGAAGAAAAATTATTTAATGAAATTGATTCTATAAAAGATAAAAAATCTTTCGATGAATGGCAGTCAAAAAATCCGAGTAAATCTTCTTTAGTATTTGCTATTGATAAATTTCCTACAGAAGAAAAGGCTATTGAATTAATATCTTATGGTGCTGATGTAAATATGAAAGATGATAATAGGACTCCTTTAAAATTAGCTTCAGAAAAAGGATATTTGAAACTTGTAAAAGAACTTATCAAACAAGGTGCTGATGTTAATTTTAGAGAAGAATATCAAGCAAATATAGACGCTTTATATTCTGCTGTAGAGTCTGAAAAAAATTATCATTTGGAAGTAGTAAAGGAATTATTAAATGCAGGAGCAGACACTGATATTATTTATGGTACTAAAGAAGAAAATGAAGATAATATATTATATCCTGCTATAAAAAGATGCGATTTAGAAAAGGTTAAACTTCTTACTGAACATGGAGCAGATATAAATTATTCAAATTTTGAGTACGGTCCTGTAATTGCTTATGCTATTTCTCAAGAATGTATTGATATAGTAAAATATTTAGTTTCTCAAGGTGCTGACCCTGCTATGAGATATACCAATGGTTATTCATATTCAGGTAAAAGTTATTCATTACTTAATGCTGCAGTAGGAAATAAAACTACAGAAATAGCAGAATATTTAATAGAACAAGGTGCTGATATTAATACTCAAACTGATAGTGTTTCTGGTTTACCTTTAATATTTATTGCTCTTAGAGCTGAAAATATTGAACTTCTTAAACTTTTGATAGAGAAAGGTGCAGATACTTCTGTTGTTGATAAAGACGGAAAAACAATTTTTGATTTAGCTAAAGAACAAGGCTATGATGAGATTGCAGCTTTAGAAAAATAA
- a CDS encoding ankyrin repeat domain-containing protein — MKKIIITALILISIINIISCNSKKTDNTEVTTNTNAVNTNNAETNTKLTSVIDTNTLETNTKEYEGYATNIYYSASSSEKYAQAIADFNLIKDKASLDEWQSKYTDETPIMFAINYYPTEEKAIEIINYGADVNERTADFVKMTPLMSASRRGYLKLLKELIKNNADVNAKDYDGLDALLHAVDCATDDNEVSILIFKELINAGAKVNNIYIGDEGEDFSILDILMNSNNIMDSKLNFEIFKLLTENGADIKRVNKNGTPVIANVIRKTYRIDIVKYLVSNGIDPKMKYTENGISYSLLSDTVYDKNTEIAKYLIEQGADANVPAYSKERSLMIEAIDNDISVENIELVKLLIENGADTYAVNEEGKTVFDIAREKGYDDILALEK, encoded by the coding sequence ATGAAAAAAATAATTATAACAGCTTTAATATTAATTAGTATAATAAATATAATAAGCTGTAATTCTAAAAAAACTGATAATACAGAAGTAACCACAAATACCAATGCAGTTAATACCAATAATGCAGAAACCAATACTAAATTAACTTCTGTAATTGATACCAATACACTAGAAACCAATACAAAAGAGTATGAAGGATATGCCACTAATATTTATTATAGTGCTTCATCATCTGAAAAATATGCACAAGCTATTGCAGATTTTAATCTTATAAAAGATAAAGCCTCTTTAGATGAATGGCAGTCTAAATATACAGATGAAACACCTATAATGTTCGCTATTAATTATTATCCTACAGAAGAAAAAGCTATTGAAATTATTAATTATGGTGCTGATGTTAATGAAAGAACAGCAGATTTTGTAAAAATGACTCCTTTAATGTCTGCATCTAGGAGGGGATATTTAAAACTTTTAAAAGAGCTTATAAAAAACAATGCTGATGTTAATGCTAAAGATTATGACGGACTTGATGCTTTATTACATGCTGTTGACTGTGCTACTGATGATAATGAAGTTAGTATTTTAATATTTAAAGAATTAATTAATGCTGGTGCTAAAGTTAATAATATTTATATAGGAGATGAAGGAGAAGACTTTTCTATATTAGATATTTTGATGAATTCAAATAATATTATGGACAGTAAACTTAATTTTGAGATATTTAAATTGCTTACAGAAAATGGAGCTGATATAAAAAGAGTCAATAAAAACGGAACACCAGTAATTGCAAATGTTATTAGAAAAACGTACCGTATTGATATTGTAAAATATTTAGTTTCAAATGGTATTGATCCTAAAATGAAATATACTGAGAATGGCATTTCATATTCTTTATTATCTGATACCGTTTATGATAAAAATACAGAAATAGCTAAATATTTGATAGAACAAGGAGCAGATGCTAATGTACCAGCATATTCTAAAGAAAGAAGTTTAATGATTGAAGCTATAGATAATGATATATCAGTAGAAAATATAGAATTAGTAAAACTCCTTATAGAAAACGGGGCTGATACTTATGCAGTTAATGAAGAAGGTAAAACAGTCTTTGATATAGCTAGAGAAAAAGGTTATGATGATATATTAGCTTTAGAAAAATAG